DNA from Daphnia pulicaria isolate SC F1-1A chromosome 3, SC_F0-13Bv2, whole genome shotgun sequence:
GACAACAATGCTTTTCCTTGTCATTCAAAATTCCTCCCTTCTTTTGTTAACAGCAAAGCTAAATGAGTTATACCATGTGAAATTGCTTCATCGTTGTGCCTACTCGAAACACGAGTCGTTGAGCGGTTTAACGTGGGTCGCAAAATATTTAGCAACATGACAATCTAGTGGTTCGACCAGTAGGACAGTTCCCGCTTTGAATGATAATATCCATTGATTTGCGCGAAGATTTATTAaccaataatttatttatttattttagggATTGCAAGCACGTTTATTGTTTCAAGTTCCTTCGACGGCTATCTGCTGGTCCGTCTATGagttctttaaatattttctgaCAAAAACGGACTAAGTGACGGTGACAAAGTCACGTATGTTTGAATAACTAAACGTTTTCTAAAACGAGCAAAATCAAACTGGGCTAATGGACTAGAAATATGTTGACGCAGCGGAAGTATTTTCAAATCTAGGTACAAACACTATACTAGATACAGTATAGTGTGATTCATCGGTggttgaagaagaagtggcATTAGTTGCAGCTTCTGCTGCTTAGTAATCATCAAGGTAGTACCGTCCTGGCCGTTTTTTATGTCTTTTCCGCCTTTTTCCCGCTATagtgttgttcatttctttctttgctgTAGTATTTAAAGTGAGAGATCGAATCATCTATTGTTTGAATCACCTATTGTCCTTGACAGCTgtatatatgtgtatataGGAGTCACGGGCTCACGGCCGTCTAGTTGCACTATCCCTTGCCATTGGTGCCTACAAACTCGAAGTCAAgatacaaatttttaatgttgagAAAATGGTTCTTCTTTTGCCACAAAACTAAACCAAATAAACAATTGgaatcacacacaaaaatgggaaatttaCATATAATGATTGAATAAAACGGAAGAATTCTGACTCATCAACACTCCAATATTTCACGCaagatttttaatatttcttatGATATAATATGTTTGATGTATGGGCGCAGATCAAGGTCTGTACAAGAATATAgtagtttcttttattctgaAACACACGAGTGGTACGTACACGTTTGCAGATTTAAACTTCTCCATTGTAAatcgaaaagggaaaaatatctttctttttcttctttagatttcactccttttctttattcttccgGGCTGGATTTTGATACTCCCGGGCTTGGATTAACTTTGGGTTTACCGGTTTGGTTAGATTAAAGTTGCACACAGCTAGAGCACCGGAGCACGTgttcttttttaagtttctgGTTATAAAGTACAaactaaaaattcaattaataaaCTCCAAAGTCCAAACCATTctgcaaattgaaaaaaaaaaaataaaaaaaaaataaataaacttttgCTAGATTTCTTAAAAACTTGGCAATGTTGAATATCTCTGTTTTTTACGTTATCTGCAGACGAAGTTATCATgttaacaaaaaaggaaaacaaatagcaTTACGATTCAACAGTCAATAGTTCATGGTTCATGTGTGTGTAGCGTAGCTACTAGCTTGTCTTCTGATTCAACGGCACTACGACAGATAGATAGGGATACTATTGGATAGCGGATCAATAAAAATGGCTTTAAGAGTTTATTACGACTTAATGTCACAGCCCTCTAGGGCTATTTATCTATTTCTGAAGGTGGCAAATATACCTTTTGAAAGTTGTCTTGTGAAACTTCGTGAAGGTGGATAAATCTGATCAGCTTTGGAATTTGTATTTTACTTATTTAGTCTTATTTAACAGGAGAACATTTCCAAGATGAGTTTACCAAAGTCAATCCATTTAGGAAAGTTCCTGTTATTGATGACAATGGATTCAAACTAACTGAAAGGTATATAAAAATCACATTTGTTAATTAAAACTTTCCTAACTTATTTTACATCATTATGTTTACGTAGTGTAGCAATTCTTCGTTATCTAGCTAGAAGCAGAAATGTTGAGGATAATTGGTATAATGCTGATTTGCAGCTTCAGGCAAAGGTGGATGAATACCTTGAATGGCAACATTTGAACACAAGGCTATTCTGTGCAATGTACTTCAGACACAAGGTTTGGAATATTTGGTTTTCCTTGAAATGCATTTGTATTTACAGTAATTTttctacagtttttggaaccAATGATGCTTCAAAAACcagttgatgaaaaaaaagttgctcgctttcagaaagaaatggaaaagtgcttgagtgaaatagaaaatatttggTTAGAtagtgggaaaaaaaattttatcattgGGGATAAAATTTCCATTGCTGATCTTTTAGCCTGCTGTGAATTGGAACAACCTGGTaaccaaattaattttataatgGTTACAGAAatgttagtttttgtttttttttaatttcagggATGGCTGGATATGATGTCTTCTCCAAACATCCTATTATAGGTTAGTCAATATTTTAGATTTGAACTTTTCTGCTCTCAGTTAGTGCTAGCTAACCCAAGTTTAGATTATGAGGTGGACAACTGGCTATGTAATAAGTTCTTTAGGCGAATTTATCCACTCAGGGTTCggcatacaagaaaaaaaaagattgcttAGTAAAACTGCTTTAAGTAAAACGGATGCGTGATCATGCTTTTATTCGTTTGGAAACTAATCAATgacatatttattttattttcccattttaggAGCATACAGGGAACGTGTGCGGAAGGCAACGGAACCTCATTATGAAGAAGCCCATAAAATCGTTCGAATTATAACGAACAAATTTAAGGGTGTTCCACAAGCTAACAAGCTGTAAGCAAATTATTAAGTTTGTTTCGTGCTCCTCTGTATAGTTCTTAAGAATTTGTAAGAGGTTTTCTACATTTTCTATTATTAAAAGGAAGAGGTCCAATATATTAATAAATAGGTATTACGGTATATAATAATTGTCCATTTGAAGCGATCAATTATTCTTACGAAGAGTAAATCTTTCTGTGATTGCTCTGAGAATGTTTCCTGGTTTGGGTTGATGATTTGCAATCATCTCTTTCATATTTTGAGTTACCAGTTTCACTAACGACTCGGGTGTGTGTGATTCATCGTATGGAATGGCACGTCCTATAAACGTAGTCAACTTCACTGGAAATCCTCCGTATATGGGAACTAGAGGCAAATGCGTTTTTTGATACAACCAATGCCAGAAGGACTGACAAATATTGAATGAACGGAAAGCTTCTCGAATATTTCGTGTGAAGATTGGAATGATGGGCTAGTGTAAAAGGAAACTAGAAAAATATGGCGGTTTAATCAATAAAAGGATATTTACCACTTTTGCTTCAATTGCTACTTTCGCAAAACCTAGACGTTGCCTCCAAAGAAGTTCATAGTTATGATCACCCAACTGAGCCTCATAAACTCCTCCCGGGGCAATAGCCAAGAGGTTGCCTTTCCGTAGCAAAGAGGCACAGCTCTGCACAGTACCAGGAATTACACCAAATGCTTCTAAAAGACTTCCCCaaccttaaaaattaaaactttctCAGTATCATTCACAAAAAACTTAGGCTGAAAAGTTATATACATccacttgtactttttttcattACCTGGAATTTTGAAGAGAAACCTATCACCAACAGGATTTATCAACCTTCCTTCATACAACAATATGTGACTGCAAATGTAGTAAAAGTCAATAGGAACTGCTCCATGATAATATACTAGAAGAGCACCACCAGCAGGAATGTTTTCAATCCCATGAATCTCATAtcctaaagtaaaaaattaGGTTTCTTAGTTTGGACTgtctttattattaaatttaaaaaaattaccatgcCAAATCCAGCCTAATGCATCCCATATagctgaaacaacttttcttccTGCATCCCATATGTCTTTATCATATGCATCTAAAAGTCTACGCCTGAGGGAGTCAAATAATGTACATTGTGTGATAacccacaaaacaaaaaaaaatgtgaatattCAAAATGCTTTGGTGCCTTACCTATGCAATTTATAGATGTACAAAAGGGAAGAAGTGATGTAAagcatgataataataataccaggCAGAAGAGACACCACAATTAAAGGTGTGAAAAGCCATGAAAGCCAAGAGGAATAGTAGATATCTATCGAAGCCCCTGATAAATGtaacaataagaaaatgatgaaaatgaataacTTTAACAAATTGACATTAATAAGAtattaacaattttctttacCCAATAACTCAGTGAGATTCAGATATTGAGTTAGATACTCTAGTGTGTTGTAAGACATGATTGATTTAGCAATGGCTATAGCAATCAACTTTTGTTAATAATCCACTTGCCGGCAAGAGCAAAAAAAGCTTATACAACTGTAGCATCAATTATTTATGTTAAATTGATAAAGAACAGTTTTTGTATGTCACATAACATAACCTAAATTGGGCCATACGAATGCAATGATATATACATGTCGGGTCAAAGATCAATGCCTATTGAATAATATCGTGCGTTTGCGCGTAGCCTCCAAGATGAAAACCAGCACCGTTAATTCAATAAGGGGATTCACACAATTTtccaataaaacaatttcataCTAGCAACTTACACGTAAACATTCCAAGTTAAACATACAGACGTAATGTTATCTAGTTctatttacacacacaaaatttgaCACATTTAGCCTACTTTTACAAGTTTACTTTCACGAAACGGAACTAAAATCTAGCAGACAACTACTGTTGAGGAATGAATGAATCATAAGGCCTAAACACTCAAGACTGCCGTGTAAAAAATTCGGATTTctaaaaaggcaaaaagtaTGCGCGCTCTGCAGCTACCCCAGATGGCAAGACCTACCCcataagaaaaaggaacatCTTCCTGGGTGCATTATTTAGGTCAATATTACAATCATGTTTCATACATATCAAAACTTATTCTTTTAAAGCACTGAAAATCAATAATCTCCGAGTCTATGACAGTAATGACAGGCACGCTTAACAATAGTTCTAAAGATTTCCACGTGAGGCGCGGCCAAGGATCTTTACTGACGGTTTATACATGGTCTATATCTGGCGGGCCTGGGCCCGACAGGCGACAGAAGAATATTACAACCGATCCAGTACCGCCGGTAGCGCCGATACCATCCAGGCATCCacattgaaaacacaaactgatatatatttttgttacAAAAACCTACAAAAATGAGGCTTACCTTAATATTATCCAAAATAGGGAAATATTCTACCGAATATTCTAATCTCCCTGAATCGTACATTAAAAGAGCTATGAAGCAAgtaagatttttaataaattacgTCCATCCTAAACTCAAGATCTtaacttaatttttcaaatggttATCATCTCGTGTAATATACAGTAAGTACATCTATGtttcatttgattattttattttaatcataGGTTTATTGGGAAGCACCAAAAGACATACCACAGTATCTGCCTGTAAccctggaaaagaaaaaattcaggtAATTCCCTTCATGCAaatgacaaaatttttattgtcagAAAACAGTCGTACATTAGTTTGTGTTTTCAATTTGCAGGTATACAATGAACCGCCCGTGGACAGAGGAGTTTCGAAGACAAAATCttgtgaagagaaaaaaggtctTTGTGGAACCAATTAAAGAGTGGGCATTTTTTAGAGGAGACAGGGTAAATTGACAAATTCaccttaaattaaaataaaaaatcattgtGTGTATCTGAATTAGGTTGAAGTTTTGGTCGGAAAAGATAAAGGAAAAATAGGTTTAGTAAATCAAATCATTGAGGTAATAATCATTAAGAATTATTTTGTATAAATGGAAAATATgtatgttatttatttatctttacTTAGGAAAGAAATTGGGTAGTTGTCGAAGGCTTAAATGTGCATTACAGACGAATCGGTAGGACAGAAGATTTCCCTGGTACAATGGTTCAGTCTGAAGCACCCCTCTTGGTTACCAATGAGGTTGCATTGGTTGATCCTTCTGATGAGTAAGAATTTCATTAATTAGTAGTTTCCTGTTAATGATACTATACTAATGATATTCTGGAGTAGTAAAGGCACTAAAGTGGAATGGCGGTTTACGGAACAAGGAGAAAAAGTAAGAGTTTCTCAAAGAACAGGGCATATAATACCCATTCCGTTGTCAGCTTCGGAGaccattgattttaaaacaaGAGCTGGATACCCAGGTAAACGGTCTTTATCATCTTTCAACATACAGAATGCAATCACAACATTGATCAGCAAAATTATCAGAAGGTGTACATATATATTTACGcatcatttatattttaaattgcaCAAGACGCGTAAAATCacggaatatttttaaagaatgAAACGCTATACATACATTGATTTTACAGAGCAAGAAAAAGACACACGGGCCGCAGACGTATCCGAAAATACCTACGTCCCACAaagcaaaacatttgaaatggaCTTAATGGAGCATTACAAACTGGAATGAAGTCAGTTGCTTGCGTGTCACTGTAGCAAAATTGtttgaatataaaagaaataatgcccACAGTTAAATGTCCACGTTCGTACCTGTTTGCGAATTTTCACGAGTGCACCGCGATATATATGTTAACACGAGTTTTGGTAAACTGGGAACAAAGGCACAAGAAAACAATAAGCAACGACTATCggccaaaatcaaatcaataataacattcataacagaggggggaaaagataACATTACAGTCAACTACATATGGACTTGCACTATCCTACCGACACATTTTTCGACAGAGATAGTTATGATGGTGCATGGCACCTCGAGAATCAATCATACAAACCACTTACTGGTTGAAATGTTTGACCTTTACGAGTGACTAGAGCGCGATCATGCCTATTTCGCTCTGAGGTGAAACTCGATACTTAAGACTGGAATATTAGCGCTAAATAGGTCAATAATGCATCACATGATGCAGCACTTTttgccatcttcttcttccaatccAATCACTGCCGGTGTCCCTTTCCCTGCATTAGAGTCACTATTTGCGCTCTCGGCTGAACTGGTACTCGGCTCCCGTAATTTGGGAAGATACGCCTTCATGTCAATTCCATCTCTTTCAAAAAACAACATGTAGGCTGTCTGTCCTTCGATTTGATTGGCCGATGATTCcttgtagtaaaaaaaaatttaacttcaCTGCTTACAATTTCTTTTATGAAAAATTCTTACCTTGCATGTTGAGTCGTTGTAGTAGAACCATTTACCGTTAGGATTTTTGGCATAAGAAATATAGTGACCTCCTCCCATGATTCCAGAATGACACTAGAAAGAGAAGCATACATTTGATCAATCCTTATTTTAAAAGAGTTTCAAGTTGTGCAATTTAAAGTACCACAGCGGCGTAAAGGCTGTAGGTTATGTCCAGCTTATTGTATCCTGGTAGAAGTCGATGTTGATGAAAGTCTATAAGATCCTCGTCGTGAACTGGATGAGTCATTAGCGAGGTGGACTCGAGTCGTTTGCGAGTCGATTCATTGCCGTTGATCACTTCCGAAAGATTTGGTGGATGCCCGTTGGAATATGGAGTGGACGAAGTGGAAAGCTTAGGATTCATATCATCACCATTAGATTCGTCGTTAGCAGAGTCGACGATCCCATTGGGAGGTGTGGAAGAAGTAACTATTTGGCGGTGACGGACTAGCGTTTCGCTAGGAATAGCTGCTAAAAACTCAGTGAAATCCAAGTTGTTATGTGGAAATTGAACGGCCTTGTGAGACTTAATCCAGCGATGATTTACAAACTGGAAACGTTTCAGATGAACAatctaaagaaataaatacataaaaacagaaaagtatAAACATACAGAATACAGAAAAGTAAAAgcataaataaatgaagaaaaaaaaaactaaataatatttataaaatgGATATTCATGCACATTTATGGCAACAGCAAAAtaacaggaaaaaaatattaatcttACCAGAATCGGAGGAAGTCTccatatttgtagttttttaGTAGCTGGCTGATGAGTGGCACATTTTGGACAGTAATATTTCTCGTCACCTGAAAGCTGTTCCTCTCGCGTGAAAGCTTGCAAACACTGTTCTAAACTGACTGGTTCAGTTTGTTGATGAACCGCTTTAGCTACGCTGGGATCTTCTTCAAAAACCTATAATGAATTTCGTTAAAAGAAGCGAACCTTCAATATTTGGAAATCAAGCTTGCCTTTTCGAGCGATGTTTGATAGCGAAGATGAAGGGCCGTCGGCTCCCAGTCAACGGCGATACAGTAATTAAGGACGCCTTCGACTGCTGGCGAATTGGTCTCACTACCGTTCGGTAGAGGGTCAGGTGTCGGTGGCAGCGGGCATCCTTTACAGAATTTGGTCCACGGGCACAGGCCACAATGGATTCCATTGGCCTGGACAACTTTTAGAGTGAAAGGGAACTCGTAGCCTAGACTGTCATCGCTAAATATAACACGTTTAAGTTCAAGATTTCACGAAATCATCTAATATAGCGAATTTACCAGTCATGGGCGTGATTCGGAAGAGTGCCACTATCAGTTGGTGGAGAAGGCGAGACCAGTCGAGAGACCAGTGTCCACACACATCTATACAAGTCTTGACTCGTGGTCTGTAGCAATAACACTTTGCTGCTTTCGTCTCCTGGATGAGATGAAACCCCATCCGTAGTCCATGCTAAAGGGACCAATAGTGGTAGACCGAAGAGACTAGGCCGCGTTTTGTGTGGAGAGACGAAATAGAGATCTTGTCGTATCTAGAAAATTACAAACAggttaaacaaacaaaagaaactggaaacattttgaattttaagagACCATTTTTCGATGGTAGACGACCAGGAAAGAGGCTCCCATTCCCAGAGCGCCGTTTAGTTCTTGAGCGCTACTGTTATTACTCGTGAGACTAACTGGGCTGCCCAAACCACCGCTGCCACTGCTCGTGCTGGCCAAACTAGAGCGATCACCACCGTTTCGGTCTTCATTGGTCCCACCGTTTGTTGTTGGACGATCGGCAGGTGACCGTGGTGGCAGGGATTCCTGTCCGACGGTTGACGAACCATTCTAATAATCAATtaacataaaataatttagtAACTTAAATATCTCACATTAAGCTTAACTTGATGAACTGATCAAAACGAAGAACGACAAACAAAGAACGACGTAAAACAGGTATTCGACAAAACACAGCTAGACATCCCAATCCTTTCCATGTGAGATGAATTTACACATATTAAGGGGTTAATCTACAATAGAACTTCAAACCTTGATACACAATTGAATTCCAAAATGTTTCACCATATGATAAAAGACGTTATACAATCTTAGTTTTGAACCACTAAATAGGATTACAAAGAAATGGCAGAGATAAGTCAACATGAGACAAGAGTTGGGTAAAGTAGCAAACATCCACGACCATTTAGTTGGCAAGTACTAACGAACAAAAGCAGGGAGAATTAACAAAGGGCACAAGGGaaataagcaaaaaaaaaataggaaagaaataataatgatgGTAAGAGGCGAATACCTTTCTACAGAATACGGTGCTCATCACGTTCATGCAGATACCGACGGGTCGTCTTACCTCCGAGCTGGTGTTTGTGTTGCCGCCCTCTTTGATATGAAAGACTTTCGCTGCTTGGTTATTGGAATGATCATctagtttgttgttgttcggaCTGGACTGATCTTTGGCACCTTCTTCGCCGTCTACAAGACCGATATTGCCACCATTTGTGGGAAGAAGATGGATGACCTCAGAAGAGTTCAGCACTTGATACGCGAATAAGGCAAAGCCAGACGTAGGTCGAACCTTGTTGCTAACCCCCGGAAAGCTCTGGATCACGTAGTAAATTTCCATTAGtatgaaaatatttgatttaactAGTTAAACTTGCCTTAATCATTGCCCCAGATACTTCTGCAAGTAAAAGATGATCGTAGGAGACCTGGCACAAAGCGGCGAGTCTTTCTTTAAGTAGCAGATAAGTGGCATCCATCGGCAAACGAAGACCATATTTTACTGGAACTGATCCGTCCAAACGAACCACTGTTCGGCAAACGAAAACCATTGTGATATCAACtaagtattaatttttttttattgtgtgaAAAAAAGCTTACCAACAACTTCGACATGAACGTAACTTTCGAGAGGTAGAGGTAGTGACAAGTAATTGAATGGGTCAAAGCGTACGCTTTCACGCTGACACACTCCGCATGTTACTTTCGATTTCAGTTGTCCATGGAAGAGCTCTACAACAATCGAACGGTTTCGCAAAAGATGGTTCTCCCACGCCTGAAATTGAAAGTCAATCATAAAGAAGaaggataaaataaaaattataaagtGACAACCTCTTGGGCTACAACAATATCCGGGCGTCCTTCACTGTCGCTTAATTCCACGTAGGGCTTATCATGAACTCGATTCAAATCTTCGTGAAGACCGTCGAGCAGGAATGCCAAAAGCTCCTGAGCATCGTGTTGCTGATAACCATTGAATCTCGG
Protein-coding regions in this window:
- the LOC124328548 gene encoding transmembrane protein 68-like isoform X1: MSYNTLEYLTQYLNLTELLGASIDIYYSSWLSWLFTPLIVVSLLPGIIIIMLYITSSLLYIYKLHRRRLLDAYDKDIWDAGRKVVSAIWDALGWIWHGYEIHGIENIPAGGALLVYYHGAVPIDFYYICSHILLYEGRLINPVGDRFLFKIPGWGSLLEAFGVIPGTVQSCASLLRKGNLLAIAPGGVYEAQLGDHNYELLWRQRLGFAKVAIEAKVPIIPIFTRNIREAFRSFNICQSFWHWLYQKTHLPLVPIYGGFPVKLTTFIGRAIPYDESHTPESLVKLVTQNMKEMIANHQPKPGNILRAITERFTLRKNN
- the LOC124328571 gene encoding glutathione S-transferase theta-1-like produces the protein MALRVYYDLMSQPSRAIYLFLKVANIPFESCLVKLREGEHFQDEFTKVNPFRKVPVIDDNGFKLTESVAILRYLARSRNVEDNWYNADLQLQAKVDEYLEWQHLNTRLFCAMYFRHKFLEPMMLQKPVDEKKVARFQKEMEKCLSEIENIWLDSGKKNFIIGDKISIADLLACCELEQPGMAGYDVFSKHPIIGAYRERVRKATEPHYEEAHKIVRIITNKFKGVPQANKL
- the LOC124328481 gene encoding ubiquitin carboxyl-terminal hydrolase 32-like isoform X2 encodes the protein MGAKDSKPQVLSYEEAVKRVNTVELKRLKDTFSKYATPSGLLQQSIFFSEILGDTVPNNLAELIYTAWCGTTKGITFKDLLSGLVLLTRGHQDEKCRFIFSLYAKDMNSVVTKDDVINYTTKYSDGWNLENISNLFDEAEAVNYSKFREWLITYPCATSLTEWLLSDPCPITLSNDLETPTFYQTLSGVTHLDEQEIIDLEKKYWQLKNLSSNGKFDIELFLSFASAPISSVIEDDNSKFSIARGLFSAFDENCDGHLDFKEIVCGISAACRGPLVERIKFCFKIFDFDRDGVFCRSEVTQLIESLKQLAVDQFPEDESDCDSLEVSDIIKNEMESVDLETFLMWAVNRSSLKHLLDMLHQLCHVVLGLRPASRIEEGKLIQNWLRREVKRGYRVGEFWYLVSSIWWKQWSDYVTNQDETIKSVPSSASLKNNSSDSGSDLNTVVRPRAIDNTCLVATSTIKATVLTGEGGRLRRDLEKGKDYEVVPEAIWKALSSWYGGSPALPRQAVQLTDADPIELELYPLLLRLLRHSTTANDNGPAWNGQSWNSIVGGYGAAALGGYGYFPSATQQTPRRYLAYVAAFSQLATVSQTYEYLCGRLRLKFDDVRLWFMKDDHCLVLLEDENATLASLSCRDNDQLLIEVRNKDLTWPEEMVSLSGQSGDKYRQALPSEKGATGLNNLGNTCFMNASLQCVSNTQALTQYFTSSMHLLELNRDNPLGMKGNIAKDYGDLIRDIWKGRSRTIAPLRLRWTIGKYAPRFNGYQQHDAQELLAFLLDGLHEDLNRVHDKPYVELSDSEGRPDIVVAQEAWENHLLRNRSIVVELFHGQLKSKVTCGVCQRESVRFDPFNYLSLPLPLESYVHVEVVVVRLDGSVPVKYGLRLPMDATYLLLKERLAALCQVSYDHLLLAEVSGAMIKSFPGVSNKVRPTSGFALFAYQVLNSSEVIHLLPTNGGNIGLVDGEEGAKDQSSPNNNKLDDHSNNQAAKVFHIKEGGNTNTSSEVRRPVGICMNVMSTVFCRKNGSSTVGQESLPPRSPADRPTTNGGTNEDRNGGDRSSLASTSSGSGGLGSPVSLTSNNSSAQELNGALGMGASFLVVYHRKMIRQDLYFVSPHKTRPSLFGLPLLVPLAWTTDGVSSHPGDESSKVLLLQTTSQDLYRCVWTLVSRLVSPSPPTDSGTLPNHAHDCDDSLGYEFPFTLKVVQANGIHCGLCPWTKFCKGCPLPPTPDPLPNGSETNSPAVEGVLNYCIAVDWEPTALHLRYQTSLEKVFEEDPSVAKAVHQQTEPVSLEQCLQAFTREEQLSGDEKYYCPKCATHQPATKKLQIWRLPPILIVHLKRFQFVNHRWIKSHKAVQFPHNNLDFTEFLAAIPSETLVRHRQIVTSSTPPNGIVDSANDESNGDDMNPKLSTSSTPYSNGHPPNLSEVINGNESTRKRLESTSLMTHPVHDEDLIDFHQHRLLPGYNKLDITYSLYAAVCHSGIMGGGHYISYAKNPNGKWFYYNDSTCKESSANQIEGQTAYMLFFERDGIDMKAYLPKLREPSTSSAESANSDSNAGKGTPAVIGLEEEDGKKCCIM
- the LOC124328569 gene encoding probable 39S ribosomal protein L24, mitochondrial; amino-acid sequence: MRLTLILSKIGKYSTEYSNLPESYIKRAMKQVYWEAPKDIPQYLPVTLEKKKFRYTMNRPWTEEFRRQNLVKRKKVFVEPIKEWAFFRGDRVEVLVGKDKGKIGLVNQIIEERNWVVVEGLNVHYRRIGRTEDFPGTMVQSEAPLLVTNEVALVDPSDDKGTKVEWRFTEQGEKVRVSQRTGHIIPIPLSASETIDFKTRAGYPEQEKDTRAADVSENTYVPQSKTFEMDLMEHYKLE
- the LOC124328481 gene encoding ubiquitin carboxyl-terminal hydrolase 32-like isoform X1: MGAKDSKPQVLSYEEAVKRVNTVELKRLKDTFSKYATPSGLLQQSIFFSEILGDTVPNNLAELIYTAWCGTTKGITFKDLLSGLVLLTRGHQDEKCRFIFSLYAKDMNSVVTKDDVINYTTKYSDGWNLENISNLFDEAEAVNYSKFREWLITYPCATSLTEWLLSDPCPITLSNDLETPTFYQTLSGVTHLDEQEIIDLEKKYWQLKNLSSNGKFDIELFLSFASAPISSVIEDDNSKFSIARGLFSAFDENCDGHLDFKEIVCGISAACRGPLVERIKFCFKIFDFDRDGVFCRSEVTQLIESLKQLAVDQFPEDESDCDSLEVSDIIKNEMESVDLETFLMWAVNRSSLKHLLDMLHQLCHVVLGLRPASRIEEGKLIQNWLRREVKRGYRVGEFWYLVSSIWWKQWSDYVTNQDETIKSVPSSASLKNNSSDSGSDLNTVVRPRAIDNTCLVATSTIKATVLTGEGGRLRRDLEKGKDYEVVPEAIWKALSSWYGGSPALPRQAVQLTDADPIELELYPLLLRLLRHSTTANDNGPAWNGQSWNSIVGGYGAAALAGGYGYFPSATQQTPRRYLAYVAAFSQLATVSQTYEYLCGRLRLKFDDVRLWFMKDDHCLVLLEDENATLASLSCRDNDQLLIEVRNKDLTWPEEMVSLSGQSGDKYRQALPSEKGATGLNNLGNTCFMNASLQCVSNTQALTQYFTSSMHLLELNRDNPLGMKGNIAKDYGDLIRDIWKGRSRTIAPLRLRWTIGKYAPRFNGYQQHDAQELLAFLLDGLHEDLNRVHDKPYVELSDSEGRPDIVVAQEAWENHLLRNRSIVVELFHGQLKSKVTCGVCQRESVRFDPFNYLSLPLPLESYVHVEVVVVRLDGSVPVKYGLRLPMDATYLLLKERLAALCQVSYDHLLLAEVSGAMIKSFPGVSNKVRPTSGFALFAYQVLNSSEVIHLLPTNGGNIGLVDGEEGAKDQSSPNNNKLDDHSNNQAAKVFHIKEGGNTNTSSEVRRPVGICMNVMSTVFCRKNGSSTVGQESLPPRSPADRPTTNGGTNEDRNGGDRSSLASTSSGSGGLGSPVSLTSNNSSAQELNGALGMGASFLVVYHRKMIRQDLYFVSPHKTRPSLFGLPLLVPLAWTTDGVSSHPGDESSKVLLLQTTSQDLYRCVWTLVSRLVSPSPPTDSGTLPNHAHDCDDSLGYEFPFTLKVVQANGIHCGLCPWTKFCKGCPLPPTPDPLPNGSETNSPAVEGVLNYCIAVDWEPTALHLRYQTSLEKVFEEDPSVAKAVHQQTEPVSLEQCLQAFTREEQLSGDEKYYCPKCATHQPATKKLQIWRLPPILIVHLKRFQFVNHRWIKSHKAVQFPHNNLDFTEFLAAIPSETLVRHRQIVTSSTPPNGIVDSANDESNGDDMNPKLSTSSTPYSNGHPPNLSEVINGNESTRKRLESTSLMTHPVHDEDLIDFHQHRLLPGYNKLDITYSLYAAVCHSGIMGGGHYISYAKNPNGKWFYYNDSTCKESSANQIEGQTAYMLFFERDGIDMKAYLPKLREPSTSSAESANSDSNAGKGTPAVIGLEEEDGKKCCIM
- the LOC124328548 gene encoding transmembrane protein 68-like isoform X2 → MFTWASIDIYYSSWLSWLFTPLIVVSLLPGIIIIMLYITSSLLYIYKLHRRRLLDAYDKDIWDAGRKVVSAIWDALGWIWHGYEIHGIENIPAGGALLVYYHGAVPIDFYYICSHILLYEGRLINPVGDRFLFKIPGWGSLLEAFGVIPGTVQSCASLLRKGNLLAIAPGGVYEAQLGDHNYELLWRQRLGFAKVAIEAKVPIIPIFTRNIREAFRSFNICQSFWHWLYQKTHLPLVPIYGGFPVKLTTFIGRAIPYDESHTPESLVKLVTQNMKEMIANHQPKPGNILRAITERFTLRKNN